In the genome of Palaemon carinicauda isolate YSFRI2023 chromosome 13, ASM3689809v2, whole genome shotgun sequence, one region contains:
- the LOC137651610 gene encoding KRAB-A domain-containing protein 2-like, whose translation MSESIELKFREELLSSYEKCSKYLIPKDAYFQMIEDIRRASERKNTKSRHEYHFLSKYEVLQCGDLEKIIKKRQTLDETPVYYVSIEDTFHIVKRAHVATGHGGRDRRTKELQVKYANIQRDTIELFKSLCLECQKKRKRPMTKGVIVKPILSTEFLSRGQVDLIDMQSMSYRTFKWIMVYQDHLTKFCVLRPLTSKRAVVVAFQLADIFLLLGAPVILQSDNGSEFTAQIITELRSL comes from the coding sequence ATGTCTGAGAGCATAGAGTTAAAATTTCGTGAAGAGTTATTATCTAGTTATGAAAAGTGTTCTAAGTATCTCATTCCGAAAgacgcttattttcaaatgattgaggacattcgtagagctagcgaaagaaagaacacgaaaagtcGTCACGAATATCACTTTCTGAGTAAATATGAAGTGTTACAGTGTGGGgatcttgagaaaattattaagaaacgaCAAACTCTAGACGAAACACCAGTGTACTATGTCTCCATTGAGGACACATTTCACATAGTTAAAAGAGCACACGTTGCAACTGGTCATGGCGGTCGAGACAGAAGGACAAAAGAACTCCAAGTGAAATATGCCAACATTCAGCGAGATACCATTGAACTATTCAAGTCGTTATGCCTGGAATGCCAGAAAAAGAGAAAGCGACCAATGACAAAGGGTGTCATAGTTAAACCTATTCTGAGTACTGAATTTTTATCACGTGGCCAGGTTGATCTCATAGACATGCAGTCTATGTCATATAGAACCTTCAAATGGATTATGGTTTACCAAGACCATCTGACAAAGTTCTGCGTTCTACGTCCGCTCACATCAAAGCGTGCAGTTGTAGTAGCATTCCAACTTGCTGATATCTTTCTACTTCTGGGTGCTCCTGTAATCCTTCAATCAGACAATGGTTCTGAGTTTACAGCTCAGATTATTACTGAACTACGTTCTTTGTAG